One segment of Tenrec ecaudatus isolate mTenEca1 chromosome 1, mTenEca1.hap1, whole genome shotgun sequence DNA contains the following:
- the LOC142437628 gene encoding histone H4: MSGRGKGGKGLGKGGAKRHRKVLRDNIQGITKPAIRRLARRGGVKRISGLIYEETRGVLKVFLENVIRDAVTYTEHAKRKTVTAMDVVYALKRQGRTLYGFGG, encoded by the coding sequence ATGTCTGGACGCGGCAAAGGCGGGAAGGGTCTGGGCAAAGGCGGCGCCAAGCGGCACCGCAAGGTGCTCCGCGACAACATCCAGGGCATCACCAAGCCCGCCATCCGCCGGCTGGCTCGGCGCGGCGGCGTCAAGCGCATCTCGGGGCTCATCTACGAGGAGACGCGCGGCGTCCTCAAGGTGTTCCTGGAGAACGTGATCCGCGACGCCGTCACCTACACGGAGCACGCCAAGCGCAAGACGGTCACGGCCATGGACGTGGTCTACGCGCTCAAGCGCCAGGGACGCACCCTCTACGGCTTCGGCGGCTGA